Proteins encoded within one genomic window of Platichthys flesus chromosome 17, fPlaFle2.1, whole genome shotgun sequence:
- the snx13 gene encoding sorting nexin-13 isoform X1, translated as MSNDPRERISTSQQTQASLSIWGWGGLGVVLFLVTFGPFAIFYLAFYIFCFVGGGFAVTLLYGKINSEKHLEKCEHSYLPPTQIGIVKTLDEMKLEIKPIRIDRRLTGSSFIDEPLQQVIQFALRDYIQYWYYTLSEDESFILEIRQTLQNALVQFSTRSKEVDWQPYFTTRLVDDFATHLRVFRKAQDRLADREDKQRDITEELVDSFFEAEVEMERKICRDVVCTSIKDEEGFLRDLCELLLYLLLPPGDFHNKNMRYFLREVLARGVLLPLINQLSDPDYINQFVIWMIRDSSCNYEAFMNILKLTDKPPELEAVKDKVVEELQYLRSLDTAGDDINVIKNQINSLLFVKKVCETRIQRLQSGKEVDALKLAANFGKLCVIPLDHILVHNIALQFFMDFMQVAGAQAELFFWLTVEGYRVTAQQQLEAMLGWQKDGKKQPSATKGLLKAAALGVFEQYLSEKASPRVQVEEESVTKLGEKLQKEDPTPEIFDEIQRQVYDMMLRDERYYPSFKQSPLYVRMLAELDMLKEPSYRGSDDGDGESFNGSPTGSINLSLDDLSNSCHDESMQLHAFISDTADACLPGLWGAAGVCNDHGKTYALYAITVFRRNQDGSEECWKTYRRYSDFHDFHMRIIEQFENLTSILKLPGKKTFNNMDRDFLEKRKKDLNAYLQLLMNPEMVKACPTLIPYVYDFLENKAYSKGKGDFARKIDTFVNPLKSSMRNVSNAVKSLPDSLAEGMTKVSDNMGRMSERLGQDLKQSILKVPPLLPKSDIDPEHCRVSAQLDDNVDDNIPLRVMLLLMDEVFDLKEKNQWLRRNIKNLLQQLIRATYGDTINRKIVDHVDYLTSPEQVADYVKKFRDSYWPNGILAETTPRRDKSIRMRTRVAAKTSLLGIMPDELKHIIGADTTRKGILRVFDMFQYQPMNRRLVYVFLEGFLETMFPQYKFPELFVKLHSRSPRIQRYSQKLKSSSLKR; from the exons gcCAGTCTATCCATCTGGGGATGGGGGGGTCTTGGAGTCGTGCTGTTCCTTGTCACCTTTGGACCCTTTGCCATATTTTACCTGGCCTTTTATATCTTCTGCTTTGTTGGAGG GGGCTTTGCGGTCACTCTGCTCTATGGAAAGATCAACTCAGAGAAACACCTGGAGAAATGCGAGCACTCTTACTTGCCGCCCACACAGATTGGTATAGTGAAG ACATTGGATGAGATGAAGCTAGAAATTAAGCCTATAAGGATTGACCGGAGATTGACTGGCTCCAGTTTTATAGATGAACCACtacaacag GTGATCCAGTTCGCTCTGAGAGACTACATCCAGTACTGGTACTACACTCTAAGCGAAGATGAATCCTTTATATTGGAGATCAGACAAACTCTGCAGAACGCACTCGTCCAGTTCTCCACACG GTCCAAAGAGGTGGACTGGCAGCCTTACTTTACAACTCGCCTGGTGGACGACTTTGCCACCCATTTACGTGTCTTCAGAAAAGCCCAGGATCGCCTCGCTGACAGAGAGGACAAGCAGa GAGACATAACGGAGGAGCTGGTGGACTCGTTCTTTGAAGCcgaggtggagatggagaggaagattTGCCGAGACGTAGTGTGCACTTCAATCAAAGACGAAGAAG ggttcCTTCGGGACTTGTGTGAGCTGCTTCTGTATCTGTTACTACCTCCTGGAGATTTCCACAACAAGAACATGCGATACTTCCTAAGG GAGGTGTTGGCTCGTGGTGTGCTGCTTCCTCTGATCAACCAGCTGAGCGACCCGGACTACATCAACCAGTTTGTCATCTGGATG ATTCGGGACTCCAGTTGTAACTATGAAGCCTTCATGAACATACTGAAGTTGACAGACAAACCTCCTGAGCTGGAGGCTGTCAAGGACAAGGTGGTGGAAGAGCTGCAGTATCTCCGCTCCCTGGACACTGCTGGAGATG ACATCAATGTGATCAAAAACCAGATTAACAGTCTTCTGTTTGTGAAGAAGGTGTGTGAGACCAGGATCCAGAGGCTGCAGTCGGGCAAG gAGGTGGACGCCTTGAAGCTGGCAGCCAACTTCGGCAAGCTGTGTGTTATCCCCCTGGATCACATCCTCGTCCACAACATAGCCCTGCAGTTCTTCATGG aCTTCATGCAGGTAGCGGGGGCGCAGGCCGAGCTGTTTTTCTGGCTCACTGTGGAGGGCTACAGGGTGACGGCACAGCAGCAACTGGAGGCCATGCTGGGCTGGCAGAAAGATGGCAAGAAGCAGCCCAGCGCCACCAAAGGACTTCTGAAGGCCGCTGCACTCGGTGTCTTCGAACAATACCTCTCTGAAAAG GCGTCTCCCAGAGTGCAGGTGGAAGAGGAGTCGGTAACAAAACTTggggagaagctgcagaaagaAGATCCCACTCCGGAGATATTTGACGAAATCCAGAGACAG GTGTATGACATGATGCTACGTGATGAGCGCTACTACCCCTCCTTCAAGCAGAGTCCTCTGTACGTCCGCATGCTCGCAGAGCTGGATATGTTGAAAGAACCAAGTTACCGGGGATCTGACGACGGCGATGGAGAGTCTTTCAACGGCTCTCCCACAGGAAGCATAAACCTA TCTTTGGACGACTTGTCCAACTCCTGCCATGATGAATCTATGCAACTTCATGCCTTCATCTCCGACAcag CTGACGCTTGTCTCCCGGGCTTGTGGGGTGCTGCAGGGGTTTGCAACGACCACGGTAAGACCTACGCGCTGTACGCCATCACTGTGTTCAGACGCAACCAGGATGGCAGCGAGGAATGCTGGAAGACCTACCGCCGCTATTCAGACTTCCACGACTTCCATATGAGGATCATTGAACAG tttgagaACCTGACGTCGATCCTCAAGCTGCCAGGAAAAAAGACATTCAACAACATGGACAGAGACTTCttagagaagagaaaaaaagacctCAATGCTTACCTACAG ttgCTGATGAACCCAGAGATGGTGAAGGCCTGCCCAACTCTGATTCCTTATGTCTACGACTTCCTAGAAAACAAGGCCTACAGCAAGGGCAAAGGAGACTTTGCACGAAAG ATAGACACATTTGTAAATCCTCTGAAGAGCTCAATGAGGAACGTGTCCAATGCGGTGAAGTCCCTGCCGGACAGCCTGGCTGAAGGGATGACCAAGGTATCTGACAACATGGGACGCATGTCAGAAAGACTGGGTCAGGACCTTAAACAGTCCATACTGAAG gtgccccctctcctccccaagTCAGACATCGACCCTGAACACTGTCGAGTCTCCGCTCAGCTCGATGACAAC GTGGACGATAACATCCCGCTGAGGgtaatgctgctgctgatggatgAAGTGTTTGATTTGAAGGAGAAAAATCAGTGGCTGCGCAGGAACATTAAgaacctgctgcagcagctcatcagAGCGACATATGGAGACACCATCAACAG GAAAATCGTGGATCATGTGGACTACTTGACTTCACCAGAGCAGGTGGCTGACTATGTCAAGAAGTTCAG GGATTCCTACTGGCCCAACGGTATACTGGCTGAGACAACGCCCCGCCGGGACAAGAGCATCCGCATGAGGACACGAGTAGCTGCCAAGACCAGCCTGCTGGGTATCATGCCag ATGAACTGAAGCACATCATTGGAGCTGACACCACGAGAAAGGGCATCCTGCGCGTCTTCGACATGTTCCAGTATCAACCCATGAACCGACGGCTCGTCTATGTTTTCCTGGAGGGCTTCTTGGAGACAATGTTCCCCCAGTACAAATTCCCCGAACTCTTTGTCAAGCTGCACTCCCGCTCACCGCGCATCCAAAGATACAGCCAGAAACTCAAATCGTCCTCTCTCAAGAGGTGA
- the snx13 gene encoding sorting nexin-13 isoform X3, with product MLAEASLSIWGWGGLGVVLFLVTFGPFAIFYLAFYIFCFVGGGFAVTLLYGKINSEKHLEKCEHSYLPPTQIGIVKTLDEMKLEIKPIRIDRRLTGSSFIDEPLQQVIQFALRDYIQYWYYTLSEDESFILEIRQTLQNALVQFSTRSKEVDWQPYFTTRLVDDFATHLRVFRKAQDRLADREDKQRDITEELVDSFFEAEVEMERKICRDVVCTSIKDEEGFLRDLCELLLYLLLPPGDFHNKNMRYFLREVLARGVLLPLINQLSDPDYINQFVIWMIRDSSCNYEAFMNILKLTDKPPELEAVKDKVVEELQYLRSLDTAGDDINVIKNQINSLLFVKKVCETRIQRLQSGKEVDALKLAANFGKLCVIPLDHILVHNIALQFFMDFMQVAGAQAELFFWLTVEGYRVTAQQQLEAMLGWQKDGKKQPSATKGLLKAAALGVFEQYLSEKASPRVQVEEESVTKLGEKLQKEDPTPEIFDEIQRQVYDMMLRDERYYPSFKQSPLYVRMLAELDMLKEPSYRGSDDGDGESFNGSPTGSINLSLDDLSNSCHDESMQLHAFISDTADACLPGLWGAAGVCNDHGKTYALYAITVFRRNQDGSEECWKTYRRYSDFHDFHMRIIEQFENLTSILKLPGKKTFNNMDRDFLEKRKKDLNAYLQLLMNPEMVKACPTLIPYVYDFLENKAYSKGKGDFARKIDTFVNPLKSSMRNVSNAVKSLPDSLAEGMTKVSDNMGRMSERLGQDLKQSILKVPPLLPKSDIDPEHCRVSAQLDDNVDDNIPLRVMLLLMDEVFDLKEKNQWLRRNIKNLLQQLIRATYGDTINRKIVDHVDYLTSPEQVADYVKKFRDSYWPNGILAETTPRRDKSIRMRTRVAAKTSLLGIMPDELKHIIGADTTRKGILRVFDMFQYQPMNRRLVYVFLEGFLETMFPQYKFPELFVKLHSRSPRIQRYSQKLKSSSLKR from the exons gcCAGTCTATCCATCTGGGGATGGGGGGGTCTTGGAGTCGTGCTGTTCCTTGTCACCTTTGGACCCTTTGCCATATTTTACCTGGCCTTTTATATCTTCTGCTTTGTTGGAGG GGGCTTTGCGGTCACTCTGCTCTATGGAAAGATCAACTCAGAGAAACACCTGGAGAAATGCGAGCACTCTTACTTGCCGCCCACACAGATTGGTATAGTGAAG ACATTGGATGAGATGAAGCTAGAAATTAAGCCTATAAGGATTGACCGGAGATTGACTGGCTCCAGTTTTATAGATGAACCACtacaacag GTGATCCAGTTCGCTCTGAGAGACTACATCCAGTACTGGTACTACACTCTAAGCGAAGATGAATCCTTTATATTGGAGATCAGACAAACTCTGCAGAACGCACTCGTCCAGTTCTCCACACG GTCCAAAGAGGTGGACTGGCAGCCTTACTTTACAACTCGCCTGGTGGACGACTTTGCCACCCATTTACGTGTCTTCAGAAAAGCCCAGGATCGCCTCGCTGACAGAGAGGACAAGCAGa GAGACATAACGGAGGAGCTGGTGGACTCGTTCTTTGAAGCcgaggtggagatggagaggaagattTGCCGAGACGTAGTGTGCACTTCAATCAAAGACGAAGAAG ggttcCTTCGGGACTTGTGTGAGCTGCTTCTGTATCTGTTACTACCTCCTGGAGATTTCCACAACAAGAACATGCGATACTTCCTAAGG GAGGTGTTGGCTCGTGGTGTGCTGCTTCCTCTGATCAACCAGCTGAGCGACCCGGACTACATCAACCAGTTTGTCATCTGGATG ATTCGGGACTCCAGTTGTAACTATGAAGCCTTCATGAACATACTGAAGTTGACAGACAAACCTCCTGAGCTGGAGGCTGTCAAGGACAAGGTGGTGGAAGAGCTGCAGTATCTCCGCTCCCTGGACACTGCTGGAGATG ACATCAATGTGATCAAAAACCAGATTAACAGTCTTCTGTTTGTGAAGAAGGTGTGTGAGACCAGGATCCAGAGGCTGCAGTCGGGCAAG gAGGTGGACGCCTTGAAGCTGGCAGCCAACTTCGGCAAGCTGTGTGTTATCCCCCTGGATCACATCCTCGTCCACAACATAGCCCTGCAGTTCTTCATGG aCTTCATGCAGGTAGCGGGGGCGCAGGCCGAGCTGTTTTTCTGGCTCACTGTGGAGGGCTACAGGGTGACGGCACAGCAGCAACTGGAGGCCATGCTGGGCTGGCAGAAAGATGGCAAGAAGCAGCCCAGCGCCACCAAAGGACTTCTGAAGGCCGCTGCACTCGGTGTCTTCGAACAATACCTCTCTGAAAAG GCGTCTCCCAGAGTGCAGGTGGAAGAGGAGTCGGTAACAAAACTTggggagaagctgcagaaagaAGATCCCACTCCGGAGATATTTGACGAAATCCAGAGACAG GTGTATGACATGATGCTACGTGATGAGCGCTACTACCCCTCCTTCAAGCAGAGTCCTCTGTACGTCCGCATGCTCGCAGAGCTGGATATGTTGAAAGAACCAAGTTACCGGGGATCTGACGACGGCGATGGAGAGTCTTTCAACGGCTCTCCCACAGGAAGCATAAACCTA TCTTTGGACGACTTGTCCAACTCCTGCCATGATGAATCTATGCAACTTCATGCCTTCATCTCCGACAcag CTGACGCTTGTCTCCCGGGCTTGTGGGGTGCTGCAGGGGTTTGCAACGACCACGGTAAGACCTACGCGCTGTACGCCATCACTGTGTTCAGACGCAACCAGGATGGCAGCGAGGAATGCTGGAAGACCTACCGCCGCTATTCAGACTTCCACGACTTCCATATGAGGATCATTGAACAG tttgagaACCTGACGTCGATCCTCAAGCTGCCAGGAAAAAAGACATTCAACAACATGGACAGAGACTTCttagagaagagaaaaaaagacctCAATGCTTACCTACAG ttgCTGATGAACCCAGAGATGGTGAAGGCCTGCCCAACTCTGATTCCTTATGTCTACGACTTCCTAGAAAACAAGGCCTACAGCAAGGGCAAAGGAGACTTTGCACGAAAG ATAGACACATTTGTAAATCCTCTGAAGAGCTCAATGAGGAACGTGTCCAATGCGGTGAAGTCCCTGCCGGACAGCCTGGCTGAAGGGATGACCAAGGTATCTGACAACATGGGACGCATGTCAGAAAGACTGGGTCAGGACCTTAAACAGTCCATACTGAAG gtgccccctctcctccccaagTCAGACATCGACCCTGAACACTGTCGAGTCTCCGCTCAGCTCGATGACAAC GTGGACGATAACATCCCGCTGAGGgtaatgctgctgctgatggatgAAGTGTTTGATTTGAAGGAGAAAAATCAGTGGCTGCGCAGGAACATTAAgaacctgctgcagcagctcatcagAGCGACATATGGAGACACCATCAACAG GAAAATCGTGGATCATGTGGACTACTTGACTTCACCAGAGCAGGTGGCTGACTATGTCAAGAAGTTCAG GGATTCCTACTGGCCCAACGGTATACTGGCTGAGACAACGCCCCGCCGGGACAAGAGCATCCGCATGAGGACACGAGTAGCTGCCAAGACCAGCCTGCTGGGTATCATGCCag ATGAACTGAAGCACATCATTGGAGCTGACACCACGAGAAAGGGCATCCTGCGCGTCTTCGACATGTTCCAGTATCAACCCATGAACCGACGGCTCGTCTATGTTTTCCTGGAGGGCTTCTTGGAGACAATGTTCCCCCAGTACAAATTCCCCGAACTCTTTGTCAAGCTGCACTCCCGCTCACCGCGCATCCAAAGATACAGCCAGAAACTCAAATCGTCCTCTCTCAAGAGGTGA
- the snx13 gene encoding sorting nexin-13 isoform X2, which produces MSNDPRERISTSQQTQASLSIWGWGGLGVVLFLVTFGPFAIFYLAFYIFCFVGGGFAVTLLYGKINSEKHLEKCEHSYLPPTQIGIVKTLDEMKLEIKPIRIDRRLTGSSFIDEPLQQVIQFALRDYIQYWYYTLSEDESFILEIRQTLQNALVQFSTRSKEVDWQPYFTTRLVDDFATHLRVFRKAQDRLADREDKQRDITEELVDSFFEAEVEMERKICRDVVCTSIKDEEGFLRDLCELLLYLLLPPGDFHNKNMRYFLREVLARGVLLPLINQLSDPDYINQFVIWMIRDSSCNYEAFMNILKLTDKPPELEAVKDKVVEELQYLRSLDTAGDDINVIKNQINSLLFVKKVCETRIQRLQSGKEVDALKLAANFGKLCVIPLDHILVHNIALQFFMDFMQVAGAQAELFFWLTVEGYRVTAQQQLEAMLGWQKDGKKQPSATKGLLKAAALGVFEQYLSEKASPRVQVEEESVTKLGEKLQKEDPTPEIFDEIQRQVYDMMLRDERYYPSFKQSPLYVRMLAELDMLKEPSYRGSDDGDGESFNGSPTGSINLSLDDLSNSCHDESMQLHAFISDTGVCNDHGKTYALYAITVFRRNQDGSEECWKTYRRYSDFHDFHMRIIEQFENLTSILKLPGKKTFNNMDRDFLEKRKKDLNAYLQLLMNPEMVKACPTLIPYVYDFLENKAYSKGKGDFARKIDTFVNPLKSSMRNVSNAVKSLPDSLAEGMTKVSDNMGRMSERLGQDLKQSILKVPPLLPKSDIDPEHCRVSAQLDDNVDDNIPLRVMLLLMDEVFDLKEKNQWLRRNIKNLLQQLIRATYGDTINRKIVDHVDYLTSPEQVADYVKKFRDSYWPNGILAETTPRRDKSIRMRTRVAAKTSLLGIMPDELKHIIGADTTRKGILRVFDMFQYQPMNRRLVYVFLEGFLETMFPQYKFPELFVKLHSRSPRIQRYSQKLKSSSLKR; this is translated from the exons gcCAGTCTATCCATCTGGGGATGGGGGGGTCTTGGAGTCGTGCTGTTCCTTGTCACCTTTGGACCCTTTGCCATATTTTACCTGGCCTTTTATATCTTCTGCTTTGTTGGAGG GGGCTTTGCGGTCACTCTGCTCTATGGAAAGATCAACTCAGAGAAACACCTGGAGAAATGCGAGCACTCTTACTTGCCGCCCACACAGATTGGTATAGTGAAG ACATTGGATGAGATGAAGCTAGAAATTAAGCCTATAAGGATTGACCGGAGATTGACTGGCTCCAGTTTTATAGATGAACCACtacaacag GTGATCCAGTTCGCTCTGAGAGACTACATCCAGTACTGGTACTACACTCTAAGCGAAGATGAATCCTTTATATTGGAGATCAGACAAACTCTGCAGAACGCACTCGTCCAGTTCTCCACACG GTCCAAAGAGGTGGACTGGCAGCCTTACTTTACAACTCGCCTGGTGGACGACTTTGCCACCCATTTACGTGTCTTCAGAAAAGCCCAGGATCGCCTCGCTGACAGAGAGGACAAGCAGa GAGACATAACGGAGGAGCTGGTGGACTCGTTCTTTGAAGCcgaggtggagatggagaggaagattTGCCGAGACGTAGTGTGCACTTCAATCAAAGACGAAGAAG ggttcCTTCGGGACTTGTGTGAGCTGCTTCTGTATCTGTTACTACCTCCTGGAGATTTCCACAACAAGAACATGCGATACTTCCTAAGG GAGGTGTTGGCTCGTGGTGTGCTGCTTCCTCTGATCAACCAGCTGAGCGACCCGGACTACATCAACCAGTTTGTCATCTGGATG ATTCGGGACTCCAGTTGTAACTATGAAGCCTTCATGAACATACTGAAGTTGACAGACAAACCTCCTGAGCTGGAGGCTGTCAAGGACAAGGTGGTGGAAGAGCTGCAGTATCTCCGCTCCCTGGACACTGCTGGAGATG ACATCAATGTGATCAAAAACCAGATTAACAGTCTTCTGTTTGTGAAGAAGGTGTGTGAGACCAGGATCCAGAGGCTGCAGTCGGGCAAG gAGGTGGACGCCTTGAAGCTGGCAGCCAACTTCGGCAAGCTGTGTGTTATCCCCCTGGATCACATCCTCGTCCACAACATAGCCCTGCAGTTCTTCATGG aCTTCATGCAGGTAGCGGGGGCGCAGGCCGAGCTGTTTTTCTGGCTCACTGTGGAGGGCTACAGGGTGACGGCACAGCAGCAACTGGAGGCCATGCTGGGCTGGCAGAAAGATGGCAAGAAGCAGCCCAGCGCCACCAAAGGACTTCTGAAGGCCGCTGCACTCGGTGTCTTCGAACAATACCTCTCTGAAAAG GCGTCTCCCAGAGTGCAGGTGGAAGAGGAGTCGGTAACAAAACTTggggagaagctgcagaaagaAGATCCCACTCCGGAGATATTTGACGAAATCCAGAGACAG GTGTATGACATGATGCTACGTGATGAGCGCTACTACCCCTCCTTCAAGCAGAGTCCTCTGTACGTCCGCATGCTCGCAGAGCTGGATATGTTGAAAGAACCAAGTTACCGGGGATCTGACGACGGCGATGGAGAGTCTTTCAACGGCTCTCCCACAGGAAGCATAAACCTA TCTTTGGACGACTTGTCCAACTCCTGCCATGATGAATCTATGCAACTTCATGCCTTCATCTCCGACAcag GGGTTTGCAACGACCACGGTAAGACCTACGCGCTGTACGCCATCACTGTGTTCAGACGCAACCAGGATGGCAGCGAGGAATGCTGGAAGACCTACCGCCGCTATTCAGACTTCCACGACTTCCATATGAGGATCATTGAACAG tttgagaACCTGACGTCGATCCTCAAGCTGCCAGGAAAAAAGACATTCAACAACATGGACAGAGACTTCttagagaagagaaaaaaagacctCAATGCTTACCTACAG ttgCTGATGAACCCAGAGATGGTGAAGGCCTGCCCAACTCTGATTCCTTATGTCTACGACTTCCTAGAAAACAAGGCCTACAGCAAGGGCAAAGGAGACTTTGCACGAAAG ATAGACACATTTGTAAATCCTCTGAAGAGCTCAATGAGGAACGTGTCCAATGCGGTGAAGTCCCTGCCGGACAGCCTGGCTGAAGGGATGACCAAGGTATCTGACAACATGGGACGCATGTCAGAAAGACTGGGTCAGGACCTTAAACAGTCCATACTGAAG gtgccccctctcctccccaagTCAGACATCGACCCTGAACACTGTCGAGTCTCCGCTCAGCTCGATGACAAC GTGGACGATAACATCCCGCTGAGGgtaatgctgctgctgatggatgAAGTGTTTGATTTGAAGGAGAAAAATCAGTGGCTGCGCAGGAACATTAAgaacctgctgcagcagctcatcagAGCGACATATGGAGACACCATCAACAG GAAAATCGTGGATCATGTGGACTACTTGACTTCACCAGAGCAGGTGGCTGACTATGTCAAGAAGTTCAG GGATTCCTACTGGCCCAACGGTATACTGGCTGAGACAACGCCCCGCCGGGACAAGAGCATCCGCATGAGGACACGAGTAGCTGCCAAGACCAGCCTGCTGGGTATCATGCCag ATGAACTGAAGCACATCATTGGAGCTGACACCACGAGAAAGGGCATCCTGCGCGTCTTCGACATGTTCCAGTATCAACCCATGAACCGACGGCTCGTCTATGTTTTCCTGGAGGGCTTCTTGGAGACAATGTTCCCCCAGTACAAATTCCCCGAACTCTTTGTCAAGCTGCACTCCCGCTCACCGCGCATCCAAAGATACAGCCAGAAACTCAAATCGTCCTCTCTCAAGAGGTGA